TCATTGAGTGAAAATTATGACGAAATGGATATCGTTTCCGAAGTTTCGATTAGAATAAGTGACTTAAAAGAACTTGATGAAACACTAATAAAAATCAAGAACTGGGAAGAACTAAGAGTTCGCAAATATGCGACTCAAACTCCATTTGATAATGGAGTTAGTTTTAAAATAGATTGAACTGATAACTTTTGACTTTAAAACGTTTCAAGCAAAAAAACAGAACTAATCATAATTTTTAAAAACAGCGGCATCCGAAAAGCTATACGAGTAGGAAAAAAATAACTAACTAAAAAAATGGGATCAGAAACAACAGCAATCAATTTTACAAACTTGGGGTATATCGGTAATTGGCATTTAGCCTCTTTAGTATTAGACAATACGCAAACAACATGGTACTGCACTGGAGAAAAAACAGATGCAGCTGTAATGAAAAATATTGCATTGCAGCCTTGGACTAAGTGTGAAAACTTAGGAAGTTCATTGAAAATGATCACTTTTGACAATCAAGGAAACATGTGGTCTGTAGATACTGAATACAGCCATGCCAGTAAATGGGATGGACAAAATTGGGTAAAACAAGCAGCTTACAACACATGGCAATTAAAAATGATTGCCTTTGATCAAAATGGAGATATGTGGTGCGTAGGTACAGAAGGAAACATTGGTAAATGGGTCAATAGTGCTTGGCAAGACCAAAATGTAGATGGAGGTACAAAAAGTTGGATCGCTTTTCAGGAAGGTTTAGGTTTAAATACGTCTATTTATTTCGTAACAACAGAAGGCGAACTAGAGCTTTACAACGAAGAAACCGGTCATGTATCCAGCGTAGATTCTAACTGGTTGCTTCGTATGATTACTTTCGTTGACCAAGGAAATGTAGCATACGGTGTTGGCAAAGAAGGAAATACTGGATTTTCATATGTAGGAAGCAATCCTCCAACTTCAATTGGAAACTGTACGATATAATCAACAATTAGAGTATTGATAAAATGGAATGGTAGAGTGTTATATCATTTAGATGATATACAATGTTCTACCATTTTTTTAGTTAAGTAAAAGCATTTACCCTTGTCAGTTTAGCTCTAATTAAATTAACTCGATGAATTTCGACTAGGGAACTCTAATTTGCTTTGGATTGATCCCATTGTGGATATTTCGGAATTTGTGCTATTGGGATGTTAACTTCAATTATATGAGGGGACAGATTATTGAAGTAATTATGAAGGAAAGCTTTAATCCTATTTTAAACGGGGTAATTTCCTAGAAGCTATAAGGAATCCGTTTATTAAACATTTATCATCTCTAATTCTTTTAATACTGTGTGCTGATATAGCATAATCATCATTTTAATAAAAAAACATGACCTTGATTACAATATGCGTTTTGATTTCAAGTTTGTCTTTTTTTTTCTATAGTTATTCATATTTTAGAGCACCTCATATGAAAGACGAATTTAAACGATTTGGACTCGAAAAAATGGGGTTAACAATCATAATATTGGAGACTTTAGGAGCTCTAGGTTTGTTGGTGGGGCTTAAATTCAATTTCATTTTAATGATTTCATCTCTAGGTCTTGCATTACTTATGTTCGCTGGCCTTATTGTAAGAATAAAAATAAAAGACAGTATTTGGGTTTCATTACCAGCTTTTTCTTATATGGTTTTAAATGCATTTATCTTTTGGAAATCAATAAATTCATCTATATAAATAGTTGAAATTCAGAATCTATAGCCCAAAAAGGCTTAAGAAATATGTAAATATTAATGATAATCTAAAAAACAGAGCTAACAACTAAATCTTCGAACGGCTCGAATAGCCCAATGCTGACCAACAGTGCTGAAAACATCCTCACTTGTGGGTTTTACGAATAAATAGGTTATTATTTTGATGCTGATTTACAGTAATTTTCAAATAATATAGTCCAATATGATGATGTTTTTTAGCAACCTTGCTTCCATATGATTTTCAAGCTTCTTATAGTCTTTGCCTTATTTATTGATTTTGCATCGATGATATTTTCATGAATTTTCTCCAACCCCGTTTTAATTGGTATAATATATTTATATCTTGAATAAGTATTAAAACTAAATATAACACCAGTTAATCACTATAAAAAACGAGCTTGTAAATTTTTTCGGCTAGTTTTACTGTGATTAGAAAGTTACTTGCAATAATAAAAATGAAACTATTCTTTCTATTAGCCTTAATTTTAACAGTTTCCTTTGAAGCTTTATCTCAACAATTAAACTTTAACGAAAGTCAAATCGACTCCGTGATAATTCATTCATGTTTAGGAAGCGGCTTCTATAATAAAAAAGGAAAGTCAATTTTTAAGAAAAACAAAATTTGTATCGGTTATGATTCGTTAAATAATACATATAAGTACGATTACTACAAAGACATAAAGACAATTCACTATAAAGGACAAAAAGCATCTGAAGATATTGTAAAAAAGAATAGAAAGTACTCAAACAAAAAAGTAGATACAGGAAACCTTAATTCTCTATTTTATTCATTCAGTAAAGAGAAACCTGCAAATCAATTTTTTGCAGATTTAAAAAAGGATTTTGAGACAAACGTCAGTAAAACTAAAATTTTAGATGTAGCGAAAAATTATAGAAAAGACTGGAAATTCAATCTGAATTATACCACTAAGTCTGAAAAAAAGTCTTTCTTTAATAACTGTGCTTCATTAGACACCTTTCAGCTGTATTTAAATACAAGGTTTCTTAACAAAGGAGAAATTTATGTTATTGATTATACAAATATGTTTGGTGTTACGATATATACAAAAGACTCAACTCATAATTTTGAAGGATTATACCCATATCCTTTCAAACAGCCTTGGTTTAAAGAAGAAAATATCATCATCCCTACAGACACATTAGCAAATGGTGAAATAATTGGACTTTTAGGAAGAAAATCTGTGTTAAATTTAAATATTAACAAATACCTTACATTACTTTTACCAAAAGATTTCTTACTTAGAAAATCAATCTCATCCGATGAGCTATTTTATGATTATATTGAATGGTATTTAAAAAGAAGAAAAATAATATACTAATTGCGAACAACACAGTCTTCATATGGCCCTCATAGCCCAATATGAAGGCTATGCTAAAAAACATCCGTATCTATGGATTTTTCAACTGGATAGGATATTATTTTGATGCTGATTTTAAGTAGTTTTCAAAGAATATGATCCGATATGATAATGATTTTTAGCGACCTCGTCTCTATATGATTTTCAAGTTCCTTATAGTCTTTGCCTTATTTATTGACTATGCATCGATAATATTTTCATGAATTTTCACCGACTCCATTTTAATTAATACAATACATTTTTATCTTTAAAAGGCACTAAAATCAAATATAACATTATATAAGAACCACAGACACTGACTTAATGATTATTTAGGCTGGTTTTTCGGAAATTAGTAAGCGTTTTAATAACATGAAAATTATACTCACATCCGTTCTTGTATTGATCATCATACCGCAGTTATTTGCTCAAAATACTGCCATGAAGAAAACATTCACTGAATTTCAAACGGCTATTTTAAACCAGGACTGTGAGAAACTAACAGAAATATCAAGTTTCCCAATTGAAGGAGATGCGGGATTAGCTCGTCTTGTAGAATCAAGCCCTCCAAGAATTGATATGGAAAAGCATAATTATGAAATTTCGAAAGAACTTCTAGAACAAAAATGCGCGCTATTGGATTCAATTGAAGTGAAAGTCCTAGAGCAATTCTCTGTAAATAATGAATCCAAAAGCTCGGAAATTGAATACAACGGATGCATATACAAGGCTCATCTATATGTCGCAGAAGATAAAAATTATTTTCAGTGGAGTGTTGGTTGTGTTGAATTGCTGAAGGAATCAATTAGTGAGTATGCTTTGATATTTACTTTTAAACTAATTGATGGAGAATATAAACTAAAGCAAATTCAGGGCGCAGGATAAAAAACACACCCTTGGACTATGCATATCGCATACTTACACTTGAGGAGGCCAAGCTTCAAACTGACATAATGTTTAATAAATAATATTACTAATAACATCAAGCCTTCCTATTTCTCACAACCCCTTATAAACAGCGTTGAAAAATATCCATATCTATGGGGTTTTAGGTTAGACAAGCTTTCCTACAGTATTAGGCATTATCAAGATTGATTTTTATACCATCTATTTTCCTTAGAGAAAATACAACGGAGGACGGTCATTAAACTCTTAAAAAACTAATTGAGGCAAACATTAATAAATAGCCAACAAGCAAGAACTTCACTCAATGCAAAAATTCTTCACTCAGCACTATTTCTCCTTTACCCAATAAAATACAATTGATTATCCATTTTTTAAGATTCATCTTTGAAATGTGAAAGGAATTATTCAAAGGTTTTTAATGATTTAATCTTAACATTATGCGAAAGTCAATTATATTTTTAAAATTTTATGCTATATCAAGCAGTTTGTTAATAGCTCTATTAATATTCAGTGGATTCAAAAAAAGCGCTGTAAATCAAAAATTTGACGAAATAACCGTCGAAAGAATCAATGTAGTTGAAGCTGATGGCTCACTCAAAATGGTTATCAGTAACTCGGATAGACAACACAATGGATTAATCAATGGAAAAGAATTTCCTGATAGAGTGAGACCTTCGGGTATTATATTCTTCAGTGAAGAAGACGAAATAGGCGGATTAATCTTCGGAGGTGACCCTGAAAATGGCAATTCACTTAGCCTTACCACTGACAAGTTCAAGAATGATCAAGTAATGCAACTTTCTCAATCCGAATATAATCATGGTGAGAAAAGTTCGTATGGCTTGACAATAACCGAAAGGCCTTCGAACCCTGGTCTTGAGCGACAGATAGAGTTTTTTGACTCTCTTAGGAGAGCGAATGCTAATCCTGACTATAAAACAGAAGCAAAAAAATTATTCGGTGATCAGCCTTCTGTAATGAACAGAGTTTTCCTGGGTAAATCCTTCGATGATGCAGGTGGACTTTGGTTATATGACAGAAATAACAAGCCAAGATTGTTGATCTATGTTGATGCGGATAATAATCCACATATGGAAGTATGGAATGAAAATGGAGAAAAAGTGAAGGATTTTATTCAGGATTAAATTTTTTAAAGAGAAGAGGGAAATTATTTAAAATAAATTTCCTCTATTCATTTTCTCAAAAGGCGAATATATAGTACTTTTCTCATTAGTAGTATTCTTGTATAGTTATACACTCTAAAGGTTAAGCTCATTTTCGGGATAAAACAAGCTGATCATATGGTGACTTAAGTTTATAAAATGAAAAATTCAAAAAAAGAATATATTAAATTATATGCGCTGTTACTTATCTATTCCTTTATAGATATGCTGTTCTTAAGATTCACACTATTCAATGGAAATCTTAATGGACTAATATCAGAAGCATTTTTATGGGTGTTTTTGGTATTGGTAATTATGACATTAATTTATGAGTTTTTATTCAGAGTACTTTCTGATTGGAGGTTTATCAATATCTGTCTTATCGGTTTTATTCCATTGACTGTAATTACTCTGAGTTTACAGTATGCTGTGATGAACTATTTTCATTCAGAATCTATTAATCATAATTATTTGCCTGATTTCGGCCTTTTTATACGCTCGATCTACCTTGGCACATTGATTTATTTGACCTATCTAGGAGGAAAACGCGATAAACTAAAAACAGAACAAATCAATGCTCTAAAAAACCAACAAGCTGAGCTGAAAATAGACTTACTGGAACAACAGATCAACCCCCACTTCTTGTTCAATAATTTATCTATTCTAACGACTTTGATTGACAACAATAATAAATTAAAAGCAACAAGGTTTTTAGAGTCGTTTTCCAATGTTTATCGCTATGTTATTGAACACCGAAGTCAGGATTTTATTCCATTGTCGATGGAGCTAAAAATGGCGGATGATTACCTTTTATTAATGAAAGAACGCTTCGAAAATCAGTTCATCTTTGAAATGGATCTAGGTAATCAAGTGAATAATTATTTTATCATACCTAATACACTCCATATTCTGTTTGAAAATATATTTAAGCACAATATGATGAATGCGAAAAATCCTTTATTAATTACCATGGTTTTGAAAGATGGATCTTTAAGGATTGAAAATCAAAAAAAAGCTAAAAAACATAAATCAGTTTCTACCGGTGTCGGATTGAAAAATCTAAGCGGTAGATATCAATTATTAATGGGAGAAACCACTGAAGTCAAAGACAAGGAGGACAGTTTCCAAGTAAATATCCCACTTATACAAAACTATTAAACATACAGCATGAAACTTTTAGTAATAGAAGATGAACCGAAAACACAACATCAAATTATTCAATTTTTGATGGAATATAATGATTCTTGGATCATAGAAGATGAATGCGACAATATAGAAGAGGCTATTTACTTGCTAAAAACAAAGAGCAAATACGATTTGGTATTGGCTGATATAGAATTGACTGATGGTAATTTGATGAACGTACTCGATCAATTTCCGCTTACTGTCCCGATCATCTTCATTACAGCTTATAATCAATACATGCAGAGAGCATTTGAGGTAAATAGCATTTCTTACTTAACCAAACCGATCAAAAAAATCGAGCTGTTTAAGGCATTGGATAAATTCCAAAAAATAAGCAAAGACGTTACAAGCAATGACCTCAAAGATCTACTTGTATATATCAAACAACAAAAGGAGTACAAACAAAAGTTTTTAGCTCAACTCAGTAATAAATTGGTAATAGTGGACATAAAAGACATCGCTTTTTTTGAGATCGAAGACGGCGTCATTTTTATCAACACTTTAAAAGACAGGCTTATGCTAAAAGAACGAAGCTTGGATGATATTGAAGAAGTATTGGATCCAAATAGCTTCATGCGCGTCAATAGAAGCAGCATAGTCAACAAAGAACATATAATTGAAATCAAGCCGTATGATAAAAATTCAATCATGATTAATACATCCAATAAATGGATTAAGTCGAGTCAAAAAAAGACGGTTGAATTTAGAAAATGGATAACGCAGTAGTAATGAATAGCTAAATCAATCACCTGCAATGTGACTTATTTTTTACTTTAAAATTTGAAAGCATAACAACGGAATTTGAGTGTAAGCAATCAATTAAAATAAATTTCCTATTTTCAAGTATCATACATATTCAAGTCTAAAAATAGCAAAATCGCCCTTGGAAGGGAGACTCAGAGGGATGTTCTATCAAATATCTCTAAGGTTAGAAATATGAAAATAATTTTGGATTGGTACTTATATCCATAGAAGAAAATTTAATTTCAAAAGGGGAAATATCATTTTGATCCTCTTTTAGAATTGGTAAAGGGAGAGTTTTTTTTATACCATTTTCTTTTTGAGTATGCCCTTCTTCATCATCTAGTCAAATAAATAAACCCTTTTTAAAACATAACAAAATCACAAATGAACAAATTCAATTTCACTTCAATCCTTTTGATAATTTTCCTATTATCATGTCAATCTGAAAAGAAGAAAAAAGCAACTACTCATGCTTCAATTAGTGAAAACTACTCTTTGCTAGATAAAGTTGAGAACAATATCTACCGAATAGATGAAAATGGAACAAACGACTCTCTGCCTATAGCTATTGAAACTCGGATGAAAGAATTAAATATTCCGGGCGTCAGCATAGCTGTTTTTGATAATAATGAAATCATCTGGGCAAAAGGGTATGGATTGAAGTATAAAGCTAATAAGGAGAAAGTTGATAAAAGAACTTTGTTTCAAGCCGCCTCAATTTCCAAGCCAGTGACAAGCGTAATGGCGTTTAAACTAATAGAGCAAGGAAAAATCTCATTGGACGAAAATGTAAACACAAAATTAAAGAGCTGGCAAGTTCCTGAAAACGAATTCACGACAACAGAAAAAGTAACTCCAAGAAGAATCATGAGCCACACATCTGGATTGGGCACATCAGGATTTCAAGGGTATAATAAACAAGATTCCATACCATCCTTAGTGCAAATCTTGGAGGGTAGTGAAATAACAAATTCAGCCCCTGTAAGAGTGATTCAAGAACCAGGAACATCTGAGATCTATTCTGGTGGCGGCATGCAGGTATTGCAATTATTGATGGAAGATGTTAGCGGACAAAAATTCGAAGAGCTGACTGAAGAGTTCATTTTTAAGCCATTAGGAATGAAAAGCAGTACTTTTGATCAACATTTGCCTCAAGAATTGAATGAAATAGCGTCAAATGGATTTGATACTTATGGAAATACAGTAGAAGGCGGTTATCATTTGTACCCAGAAAAAGCCGCGGCAGGTTTATGGACTACACCATCCGATCTGGCTAAATTCATGATAGCCTTAGGCAAATCTTACCGAGGCGAAGAAGGTGGCGTATTAGAACAAAGTTCAGCCCAGTTAATGATGGAAAGAGTGCCTAGAGCAGGTGGAACAGGCATTGGAATAGATGGAGAAGGAGATGCATTTCGATTCAGACATGACGGAGGGAATACAGGTTTTAATTGCTATGCCGTCTCTTTTGCTAATAAAGGAAGAGGATTTGTCATTATGATGAATTCTGACAATGGTTCTCAATTAAGCCACGAAGTAGCCAGAGCAATATCAAAAGCATATAACTGGCCAGCTACGTGGATACATGAGTAAAGGTAACTGATACAATGGTTTGCAGAATTAAAAAGTATCACTTCAGCGACAATGAGTCCATTGTCGCTATTTTGGTTTTATAATATTCTTCTTACAGCTTTTAAATGTGTTTTTTTTAGCCTATTTTCTATTCAAATAAATTTTAACCTAATTCATCAAATCTGCATATAGTTGAAATAAACGGAATTCGTGGTAATAGGGTGTTGGGCACAATCAAAAATTACATTATGGAAGACTTCCTAAAATATATCAAAGATTTTAACGCATTAATTAGATCAGGACTATTTAGTTTAGAAGATTTACTTAACAAATTAGAAGATTTAGATTTCGCATCAACTGAAAAAGACATTATTCGCGAAAATTACACATCTCATAATAGGCAAAACAAAACATCTAACGATTTTATTGGCCTATCGGAAGTTTTTGATCAAGTCAGCCGTGAAGGTTACATAGCATTGCACTCAGCTGGATACACATCTTC
The Aureibacter tunicatorum DNA segment above includes these coding regions:
- a CDS encoding LytTR family DNA-binding domain-containing protein, translated to MKLLVIEDEPKTQHQIIQFLMEYNDSWIIEDECDNIEEAIYLLKTKSKYDLVLADIELTDGNLMNVLDQFPLTVPIIFITAYNQYMQRAFEVNSISYLTKPIKKIELFKALDKFQKISKDVTSNDLKDLLVYIKQQKEYKQKFLAQLSNKLVIVDIKDIAFFEIEDGVIFINTLKDRLMLKERSLDDIEEVLDPNSFMRVNRSSIVNKEHIIEIKPYDKNSIMINTSNKWIKSSQKKTVEFRKWITQ
- a CDS encoding sensor histidine kinase encodes the protein MKNSKKEYIKLYALLLIYSFIDMLFLRFTLFNGNLNGLISEAFLWVFLVLVIMTLIYEFLFRVLSDWRFINICLIGFIPLTVITLSLQYAVMNYFHSESINHNYLPDFGLFIRSIYLGTLIYLTYLGGKRDKLKTEQINALKNQQAELKIDLLEQQINPHFLFNNLSILTTLIDNNNKLKATRFLESFSNVYRYVIEHRSQDFIPLSMELKMADDYLLLMKERFENQFIFEMDLGNQVNNYFIIPNTLHILFENIFKHNMMNAKNPLLITMVLKDGSLRIENQKKAKKHKSVSTGVGLKNLSGRYQLLMGETTEVKDKEDSFQVNIPLIQNY
- a CDS encoding serine hydrolase domain-containing protein, whose translation is MNKFNFTSILLIIFLLSCQSEKKKKATTHASISENYSLLDKVENNIYRIDENGTNDSLPIAIETRMKELNIPGVSIAVFDNNEIIWAKGYGLKYKANKEKVDKRTLFQAASISKPVTSVMAFKLIEQGKISLDENVNTKLKSWQVPENEFTTTEKVTPRRIMSHTSGLGTSGFQGYNKQDSIPSLVQILEGSEITNSAPVRVIQEPGTSEIYSGGGMQVLQLLMEDVSGQKFEELTEEFIFKPLGMKSSTFDQHLPQELNEIASNGFDTYGNTVEGGYHLYPEKAAAGLWTTPSDLAKFMIALGKSYRGEEGGVLEQSSAQLMMERVPRAGGTGIGIDGEGDAFRFRHDGGNTGFNCYAVSFANKGRGFVIMMNSDNGSQLSHEVARAISKAYNWPATWIHE
- a CDS encoding DoxX family protein, with the protein product MTLITICVLISSLSFFFYSYSYFRAPHMKDEFKRFGLEKMGLTIIILETLGALGLLVGLKFNFILMISSLGLALLMFAGLIVRIKIKDSIWVSLPAFSYMVLNAFIFWKSINSSI